A genome region from Panicum virgatum strain AP13 chromosome 4K, P.virgatum_v5, whole genome shotgun sequence includes the following:
- the LOC120703124 gene encoding ACD11 homolog protein-like produces METPLTVVTEAFKELACGMDADGGELHLAPFDDTCALVSVLFRSLGMAFRFAKIEYVTKLCSSRARADARRQRARRRRRLAAQRPSKMRRVAAA; encoded by the exons ATGGAGACGCCGCTCACGGTGGTGACGGAGGCGTTCAAGGAGCTGGCGTGCGGGATGGACGCCGACGGCGGGGAACTCCACCTCGCGCCCTTCGACGACACCTGCGCGCTCGTCTCCGTGCTCTTCAGAAGCCTTGGCATGGCCTTCAGGTTCGCCAAGATCGAGTATGTCACCAAG CTGTGCAGCAGTCGTGCGCGGGCCGACGCGAGACGGCAACGCGCGCGCAGGAGGCGACGGCTCGCGGCGCAGCGGCCAAGCAAGATGCGGCGTGTGGCTGCTGCATAG
- the LOC120703125 gene encoding uncharacterized protein LOC120703125 codes for MAMLLLRSHLLPLFRAATLLPSPTHHRACLLSASASASASASAAPFCLEDYLVAACGLAPDQARKTAKKAFDEASKYSKKKAFKEICRSRLNSASNPDAILALLSGMGLSGADIAAVVAADPLLLRSSVKNVSPRLLALRDCLGLSAPQIARFLLVGSRALRGGDIVHKLEFFISFFGSFEPLLVIMKRNNSILFSDFERVIKPNIELLCQCSLSVRDIAQLSSNSARLLTFKPERVKEFVLRVEELGVHRSSRMFKHAIRCVSYINKQKFAARLEFLKSTLGCSESEVATVVSKCPSVLGYSEEGLLRKIQFWIKEVGVEPQCIVKRPILLSYSLEKRLLPRHCVMKILQEKGLLSSKRAFYSFARIGEETFKLKYIDCHDDSVPGLADAYATVSAGVVPSGIKL; via the coding sequence atggccatgcTGCTCCTCCGAAgccacctcctccctctcttccgCGCAGCTACCCTGCTCCCCTCCCCTACGCACCACCGCGCCTGCctcctctccgcctccgcctccgcctccgcctccgcctccgccgccccatTCTGCCTCGAGGACTACCTCGTCGCCGCCTGTGGTCTCGCCCCAGATCAAGCCCGCAAGACGGCTAAGAAGGCGTTTGATGAAGCATCCAAATACAGTAAAAAGAAGGCATTCAAGGAGATCTGCAGGTCTCGCCTCAACTCCGCCTCCAACCCCGACGCCATCCTCGCCCTGCTCTCGGGCATGGGCCTCTCCGGCGCCGacatcgccgccgtcgtcgctgcgGACCCGCTGCTCCTCCGCTCCTCGGTGAAGAACGTCAGCCCTCgcctcctcgccctccgcgACTGCCTCGGCCTGTCTGCTCCCCAGATCGCTCGCTTCCTCCTGGTCGGCTCACGCGCCCTCCGCGGTGGCGATATCGTTCACAAGCTGGAGTTCTTCATCTCCTTCTTTGGCTCATTTGAGCCGCTCCTCGTGATCATGAAGAGGAACAACAGCATCCTATTTTCAGATTTTGAGAGGGTGATCAAGCCTAACATCGAGCTGCTTTGTCAGTGCAGTCTAAGTGTTCGAGATATTGCCCAGCTGTCTTCAAACAGTGCGCGATTGCTTACCTTCAAGCCAGAGCGTGTCAAGGAGTTCGTGCTACGCGTGGAAGAGCTTGGGGTGCACCGCAGCTCGCGGATGTTCAAGCACGCAATCAGATGTGTTTCATATATCAACAAACAGAAGTTTGCTGCCAGGCTCGAATTTTTAAAGAGTACTCTTGGTTGCTCCGAGAGTGAAGTTGCAACTGTAGTGTCCAAGTGTCCAAGTGTTCTAGGATACTCTGAGGAGGGTCTTCTCCGCAAGATTCAGTTCTGGATCAAAGAGGTTGGAGTGGAGCCTCAGTGCATAGTTAAAAGGCCTATCTTGTTATCATACAGCCTGGAGAAGCGGCTACTGCCCCGGCATTGTGTCATGAAGATCCTCCAGGAAAAGGGATTGCTGAGTAGTAAAAGGGCCTTTTACTCATTTGCTCGCATTGGAGAGGAGACTTTCAAGTTGAAGTATATCGACTGTCACGATGACTCTGTTCCTGGGCTTGCAGATGCTTACGCCACAGTTAGTGCTGGTGTTGTGCCCTCTGGAATCAAATTATAA